The Bos indicus x Bos taurus breed Angus x Brahman F1 hybrid chromosome 3, Bos_hybrid_MaternalHap_v2.0, whole genome shotgun sequence genome includes a window with the following:
- the CRP gene encoding C-reactive protein isoform X2, producing MGVGPKIIQGEVRGTSSTDLHKKAFVFPKETENSYVSLKTQLRTPLKAFTVCLYFYTELARTHSYSIFSYATKQQPNEILIFWSKGKGYIFGVHGKQVLFQSPENTQAPTHICASWESTSGIAELWVNGKPRMRKSLEKGAILGTEASIILGQEQDAFAGGFDRNQCLVGDIGDVNMWDFVLSPEEINAVYLGSTLSPNVLNWQALNYEAKGEVFIKPQLW from the exons ATGGGTGTGGGGCCTAAGATTATACAAGGTGAAGTCAGAGGAACATCCAGCACGG ACTTGCATAAGAAGGCCTTTGTGTTTCCCAAAGAGACGGAGAATTCCTACGTATCCCTGAAAACACAGTTAAGGACACCACTCAAAGCCTTCACCGTGTGTCTCTATTTCTACACAGAGCTGGCCCGAACCCACAGCTACAGTATTTTCTCTTATGCCACCAAGCAGCAACCTAACGAGATCCTCATATTTTGGTCTAAGGGTAAAGGCTATATTTTTGGAGTGCATGGGAAGCAGGTGTTATTCCAGAGTCCCGAAAACACTCAAGCTCCAACGCACATCTGTGCCAGCTGGGAGTCCACCTCCGGAATTGCAGAGCTCTGGGTGAATGGGAAACCCCGGATGAGGAAGAGTCTGGAGAAGGGAGCCATTCTGGGGACAGAGGCCAGCATCATCCTGGGGCAGGAGCAGGATGCGTTCGCTGGGGGCTTTGATAGAAACCAGTGTTTGGTGGGAGACATTGGAGATGTGAACATGTGGGACTTTGTGCTGTCGCCGGAAGAGATTAATGCTGTCTATCTTGGTTCAACCCTCAGTCCTAATGTCCTTAACTGGCAGGCGCTGAACTATGAAGCAAAGGGTGAGGTGTTCATTAAGCCTCAGCTGTGGTAG
- the CRP gene encoding C-reactive protein isoform X1: MERLLWCFLVLISFSSVSGQTDLHKKAFVFPKETENSYVSLKTQLRTPLKAFTVCLYFYTELARTHSYSIFSYATKQQPNEILIFWSKGKGYIFGVHGKQVLFQSPENTQAPTHICASWESTSGIAELWVNGKPRMRKSLEKGAILGTEASIILGQEQDAFAGGFDRNQCLVGDIGDVNMWDFVLSPEEINAVYLGSTLSPNVLNWQALNYEAKGEVFIKPQLW; encoded by the exons ATGGAGAGGCTGTTGTGGTGTTTCCTGGTCTTGATCAGCTTCTCTAGTGTTTCAGGCCAGACAG ACTTGCATAAGAAGGCCTTTGTGTTTCCCAAAGAGACGGAGAATTCCTACGTATCCCTGAAAACACAGTTAAGGACACCACTCAAAGCCTTCACCGTGTGTCTCTATTTCTACACAGAGCTGGCCCGAACCCACAGCTACAGTATTTTCTCTTATGCCACCAAGCAGCAACCTAACGAGATCCTCATATTTTGGTCTAAGGGTAAAGGCTATATTTTTGGAGTGCATGGGAAGCAGGTGTTATTCCAGAGTCCCGAAAACACTCAAGCTCCAACGCACATCTGTGCCAGCTGGGAGTCCACCTCCGGAATTGCAGAGCTCTGGGTGAATGGGAAACCCCGGATGAGGAAGAGTCTGGAGAAGGGAGCCATTCTGGGGACAGAGGCCAGCATCATCCTGGGGCAGGAGCAGGATGCGTTCGCTGGGGGCTTTGATAGAAACCAGTGTTTGGTGGGAGACATTGGAGATGTGAACATGTGGGACTTTGTGCTGTCGCCGGAAGAGATTAATGCTGTCTATCTTGGTTCAACCCTCAGTCCTAATGTCCTTAACTGGCAGGCGCTGAACTATGAAGCAAAGGGTGAGGTGTTCATTAAGCCTCAGCTGTGGTAG